The Mycolicibacterium doricum genome includes a region encoding these proteins:
- a CDS encoding cation-translocating P-type ATPase, protein MSASGGRTSAGGTSTPVGEAADVSVRTGTDVAHELDVDPAVGLSAAEAARRLAVDGPNELRPKPPAPLWRTVLDNFRDPLIYLLLAAVVVSLAAWVAEGARGVPIDAVVIALVVLLNAAIGFIQEHRAERAVAALQSVTAVRATVLRDGELHTVPSGELVRGDILVLSEGEAVGADGRLLEASGLRVTEAELTGESEPVTKDPAALAGTVVIGDRTDMVYRGTAVVQGVGRAVVTSTGMDTEMGAIAQMLEDAEDQPTPLQREIARVGKMLGIAVVGIAVVVMAATALANDVSTFSGMVTVLLLGVSLAVAAVPEGLPAIVTVVLALGVERMAKARAIVKDLHSVETLGTASVIASDKTGTLTRNEMTIRHVRTSSGELELTGTGYRPGGEALTAGRSGPGPALRHEAMLVLGGGALANDAQVHPTDGDWEIHGDPTDAAFLIAIHKLDEIADEVHRYVRRSELPFTSERKMMSVVVERVDDGVGLLVTKGAPDVLLSRCTRRQVDSDAIALTEADRRAATEDVEALSAQALRTLAVAYRRFDGDTAAESDEHDLVYLGVVGMIDPPREEVPAAVAEARTAGMRVVMVTGDHPGTAVRIAEELGIAQPGAKAVTPGELDAVSPERLRGIAATADVYARVTPKDKLQIVEALRDNGEVVAVTGDGVNDAPALKAADIGVAMGTGTQVAKEAAQMILGDDNFATIVVAVRQGRVIFDNIRKFLRYLLSSNIGEVFTVFFGMMFAGFLGITGAEEEIAVPLLATQILWVNLITDSAPALAMGVDGEISDVMARPPRRVSDPILDRGTWLGILFVGAVMAVVTLMTVDILRPGGFFSGAESLDTARTAGFTTLVFAQLFNAFNARSGTASAIRNLFANKWLWAAVAFGSVLQIAVVHTPLLQHAFGTVPLNTTQWVIAIAMASLVLWSEELRKLVARHLSSGCGSAPRGERLAGGHPR, encoded by the coding sequence GTGTCCGCTTCTGGCGGTCGGACCTCGGCCGGGGGAACCAGCACCCCGGTCGGTGAAGCTGCCGATGTCTCCGTTCGCACCGGGACAGATGTTGCCCACGAGCTCGACGTCGACCCGGCGGTCGGGTTGAGCGCAGCGGAGGCCGCGCGGCGACTGGCGGTCGACGGGCCGAACGAGCTGAGGCCGAAACCGCCCGCGCCCCTGTGGCGGACAGTGTTGGACAATTTCCGGGATCCGCTGATCTATCTGCTCCTCGCGGCGGTCGTCGTATCGCTGGCGGCGTGGGTCGCCGAAGGTGCACGCGGTGTCCCGATCGATGCCGTCGTCATCGCACTGGTGGTACTTCTCAACGCGGCCATCGGGTTCATCCAGGAGCACCGGGCCGAGCGGGCGGTGGCGGCACTGCAGAGCGTGACCGCGGTGCGAGCCACCGTGCTCAGGGACGGTGAGTTGCACACCGTGCCTTCAGGTGAGCTGGTACGCGGCGACATCCTGGTGCTGTCCGAGGGGGAAGCCGTTGGCGCCGACGGCCGTCTGCTCGAGGCCAGCGGCCTGCGCGTCACCGAGGCGGAACTAACCGGCGAGAGCGAGCCGGTGACCAAGGACCCCGCAGCGTTGGCCGGTACGGTCGTCATCGGTGACCGCACCGACATGGTGTACCGGGGTACCGCGGTGGTTCAGGGCGTCGGCCGTGCCGTGGTCACCAGCACCGGCATGGATACCGAGATGGGCGCCATCGCCCAGATGCTCGAGGACGCCGAGGATCAGCCGACGCCACTGCAACGCGAGATCGCCCGGGTGGGAAAGATGCTGGGGATCGCGGTCGTCGGCATCGCGGTCGTTGTCATGGCGGCGACCGCCCTGGCCAACGACGTGTCAACCTTCTCCGGCATGGTGACCGTGCTGTTGCTCGGGGTTTCGCTCGCGGTCGCCGCCGTCCCGGAAGGACTGCCGGCCATCGTCACGGTCGTTCTCGCACTGGGGGTCGAGCGCATGGCAAAGGCCCGCGCGATCGTCAAGGACCTGCACTCCGTCGAGACGCTGGGCACCGCGAGTGTCATCGCGTCGGACAAGACCGGCACCCTGACCAGGAATGAGATGACGATCAGGCACGTGCGCACCTCATCGGGGGAGCTGGAGCTCACCGGCACCGGCTACCGTCCCGGTGGAGAGGCGCTCACCGCGGGGCGGAGTGGGCCCGGCCCGGCCCTGCGGCACGAGGCGATGCTCGTGCTCGGCGGCGGAGCCCTGGCCAACGACGCACAGGTACACCCCACCGACGGTGATTGGGAAATCCACGGTGACCCAACCGATGCAGCCTTTCTGATAGCCATCCACAAACTCGACGAGATCGCCGATGAGGTTCACCGATACGTCCGGCGCTCAGAACTTCCGTTCACCTCCGAGCGCAAGATGATGTCCGTCGTCGTCGAGCGCGTGGACGACGGCGTCGGATTGCTTGTCACCAAGGGGGCACCCGACGTGCTGCTCAGCCGGTGCACCCGCCGGCAGGTGGACAGTGATGCCATCGCGCTGACGGAGGCCGACCGTAGGGCCGCGACGGAAGACGTCGAGGCGTTGTCCGCGCAGGCGCTTCGAACTTTGGCCGTGGCCTATCGCCGGTTCGACGGGGACACGGCCGCGGAATCCGACGAACACGACCTGGTGTATCTGGGTGTGGTGGGCATGATCGACCCGCCGCGCGAAGAGGTACCGGCTGCCGTCGCCGAGGCCCGCACCGCGGGGATGCGAGTGGTGATGGTGACCGGTGACCACCCGGGCACCGCGGTGCGGATCGCCGAGGAGTTGGGGATCGCCCAACCCGGGGCCAAGGCCGTCACACCGGGAGAATTGGACGCCGTCTCGCCTGAGCGACTGCGCGGCATCGCGGCCACCGCCGACGTGTACGCCCGGGTGACTCCGAAGGACAAGCTGCAGATCGTCGAAGCCCTGCGGGACAACGGTGAAGTCGTTGCGGTCACCGGGGACGGCGTCAACGACGCCCCGGCGCTCAAAGCCGCCGACATCGGCGTGGCCATGGGCACCGGCACCCAAGTGGCCAAAGAAGCCGCACAAATGATCCTGGGTGATGACAACTTCGCCACGATCGTCGTCGCGGTCCGACAGGGACGGGTGATCTTCGACAACATCCGCAAGTTCCTGCGCTACCTGCTCTCGTCGAACATCGGCGAGGTCTTCACCGTGTTCTTCGGAATGATGTTCGCCGGATTCCTCGGAATCACCGGAGCCGAAGAGGAGATCGCGGTCCCGCTGCTGGCGACACAGATCCTCTGGGTCAACCTCATCACCGATTCCGCACCTGCGCTGGCGATGGGTGTCGACGGCGAGATCTCGGACGTGATGGCTCGACCACCACGGCGTGTCAGCGATCCAATACTGGACCGCGGTACCTGGCTGGGAATTCTCTTCGTCGGCGCGGTGATGGCCGTGGTCACCCTGATGACCGTGGACATCCTCCGCCCCGGCGGCTTCTTCTCCGGCGCCGAGTCGCTGGACACCGCACGCACGGCCGGGTTCACCACACTGGTGTTCGCGCAGTTGTTCAACGCCTTCAACGCACGCTCCGGCACCGCCAGCGCGATTCGGAACCTGTTCGCAAACAAATGGTTGTGGGCTGCGGTGGCCTTCGGTTCGGTGCTTCAGATCGCCGTGGTGCACACGCCGTTGCTGCAGCACGCGTTCGGGACGGTGCCGCTGAACACCACGCAGTGGGTGATCGCGATCGCCATGGCGTCGTTGGTGCTGTGGTCTGAAGAGCTGCGGAAACTGGTGGCCCGCCACCTGAGTTCCGGATGCGGGTCAGCGCCGCGTGGCGAGCGTCTTGCGGGCGGTCATCCGAGATAA
- a CDS encoding cation-transporting P-type ATPase has protein sequence MQPNLVTSNAHHGLPTHDVVLILQTDPHRGLSTSQAQERRVQFGPNVLPETVGAGPLLRILRQFHHPLIYVLLVAGAVTALLREYVDATVIFAVVLVNAVVGFIQESRAEAALQSLRAMVHTDARVVRDGREISITSEELVPGDLVLIEAGDKVPADLRILRETELRVDESALTGESAPVVKAEVELPEATPVADRRNMAYSGTLVTAGTAAGVVVATGAVTEIGQIHRLVGAAEALATPLTAKLAQFSQILTVAILGLAAVTFALGLLRGQDPVETFNAAVALAVGAIPEGLPAAVTITLAIGVARMAKRRAVIRRLPAVETLGSTTVICSDKTGTLTENEMTVRKIWTPENSMEVTGSGYAPEGTLLATGGATVSIDDDAALRWTLLGGAACNDAALNRVDGRWQATGDPTEAAMVVVAAKAGIPPDRVGAELPRRATIPFTSERQYMATLHEWGRSEHVVLVKGAVERMLEICDSQMRADGSLRALDRAAVTEAADRLAAEGLRVLACGIRTSVSPDEFGEEAVVGATAFTGMQAMLDPPRAAAAPAVTACHSAGIAVKMITGDHAGTARAIASAVGVLDRTDSTSDQVLTGAQLAVTPADELPEAVQRASVFARVSPEQKLRLVRALQQRGHVVAMTGDGVNDAPALRQANIGVAMGRGGTEVAKDAADMILTDDDFATIEAAVEEGRGVFDNLTKFITWTLPTNIGEGLVILVAIALGATLPILPTQILWINMTTAVALGLMLAFEPKEAGIMTRPPRDPDQPLLTSALVGRILLVSSLLVAGSWWLFQWELTHGAEVAEARTAALNLFVVVEGFYLFSCRSLTRSAWRIGLFTNRWLIVGVGVQAMAQLAITYLPAMNLVFQTAPLDAGSWLRIFGIAVAISLVVAAEKWIRARRWSP, from the coding sequence ATGCAGCCCAATCTGGTCACGTCCAATGCACATCACGGACTACCCACGCACGATGTGGTTCTGATCCTCCAGACCGATCCGCACCGGGGCCTGTCCACGTCGCAGGCACAGGAACGTCGGGTGCAGTTCGGACCCAATGTCCTACCCGAGACGGTCGGCGCCGGTCCACTGCTTCGCATCCTGCGTCAGTTCCACCATCCACTGATCTACGTACTCCTGGTTGCCGGGGCCGTGACTGCCCTCCTACGCGAATACGTCGATGCAACAGTGATCTTCGCCGTGGTGCTGGTGAACGCTGTGGTCGGGTTCATCCAGGAGTCCAGGGCGGAGGCAGCGCTGCAGAGCCTGCGCGCGATGGTCCACACCGACGCCCGAGTCGTCCGTGACGGCCGGGAAATTTCCATCACCTCGGAGGAACTGGTCCCCGGTGACCTGGTGCTCATCGAGGCCGGCGACAAAGTTCCGGCGGATTTGCGGATACTGCGGGAAACCGAACTGCGGGTGGACGAGTCGGCCCTGACAGGTGAGTCGGCGCCGGTGGTCAAAGCCGAGGTTGAGTTGCCGGAAGCCACACCGGTGGCCGACCGGCGGAACATGGCCTATTCAGGAACCCTCGTAACCGCGGGGACGGCAGCGGGGGTCGTGGTAGCGACCGGAGCGGTGACCGAGATCGGCCAGATTCACCGCCTGGTCGGTGCCGCCGAAGCGCTTGCCACGCCGTTGACGGCGAAGCTGGCGCAGTTCAGCCAGATCCTGACCGTCGCCATTCTGGGGTTGGCCGCGGTCACCTTCGCCCTCGGCCTGCTGCGCGGACAGGATCCTGTGGAGACCTTCAACGCCGCCGTGGCGCTGGCCGTCGGCGCGATCCCGGAGGGGCTGCCCGCAGCGGTGACCATCACGCTCGCTATCGGCGTCGCCCGGATGGCCAAACGCCGAGCCGTGATCCGACGCCTGCCCGCCGTCGAGACACTGGGCAGCACGACCGTCATCTGCTCTGACAAAACCGGCACTCTCACCGAGAACGAGATGACGGTGCGCAAGATCTGGACTCCGGAGAACTCCATGGAGGTGACCGGCTCTGGTTACGCCCCTGAGGGCACCCTGCTCGCGACAGGAGGGGCGACCGTCTCGATCGACGACGACGCTGCGCTGCGCTGGACGCTGCTCGGCGGAGCGGCATGCAACGATGCGGCACTCAACCGCGTCGACGGCCGGTGGCAGGCGACCGGCGACCCGACCGAGGCGGCGATGGTCGTCGTTGCCGCGAAGGCAGGCATCCCACCGGACCGGGTCGGCGCCGAACTTCCCCGGCGTGCCACGATTCCGTTCACCTCCGAACGACAGTACATGGCGACTCTTCACGAATGGGGCCGGTCCGAGCACGTTGTTCTGGTCAAGGGCGCTGTGGAACGCATGCTGGAGATTTGCGACTCTCAGATGCGTGCCGACGGCTCACTTCGCGCGCTCGACCGCGCGGCGGTGACCGAGGCGGCCGATCGCCTCGCGGCCGAGGGGCTTCGCGTTCTGGCCTGCGGAATCCGAACGTCGGTCTCACCAGATGAATTCGGTGAAGAGGCGGTGGTCGGCGCGACGGCCTTCACCGGCATGCAAGCCATGCTGGACCCACCGCGGGCGGCCGCCGCACCAGCGGTCACCGCGTGTCACTCGGCGGGTATCGCGGTCAAGATGATCACCGGCGACCACGCCGGCACGGCGAGGGCCATCGCATCGGCAGTCGGTGTGCTCGACCGTACGGACAGCACCTCCGACCAGGTGTTGACGGGCGCTCAGTTGGCCGTCACACCGGCCGACGAACTGCCCGAGGCAGTACAACGAGCCAGCGTCTTCGCCCGGGTGTCACCCGAGCAGAAGCTGCGGCTCGTCCGGGCCCTGCAGCAGAGGGGACACGTCGTCGCGATGACTGGCGACGGCGTCAACGACGCTCCGGCGTTGCGGCAGGCCAACATCGGAGTTGCGATGGGTCGTGGCGGCACCGAGGTCGCCAAGGACGCGGCCGACATGATCCTCACCGACGACGATTTCGCCACCATCGAAGCGGCGGTGGAGGAGGGCCGCGGCGTCTTCGACAACCTGACGAAGTTCATCACCTGGACGCTGCCGACGAACATCGGCGAGGGGCTGGTCATCCTGGTGGCGATCGCGTTGGGCGCGACACTCCCGATCCTGCCCACCCAGATCCTCTGGATCAACATGACCACCGCCGTCGCCTTGGGACTCATGCTGGCCTTCGAACCCAAAGAGGCCGGGATCATGACGAGGCCGCCGCGTGACCCCGACCAACCGCTGCTCACCTCGGCGTTGGTGGGTCGGATTCTCCTGGTATCCAGCCTCCTGGTGGCCGGATCGTGGTGGCTCTTCCAATGGGAACTCACCCACGGCGCCGAAGTGGCCGAAGCACGCACGGCGGCGCTGAATCTCTTCGTCGTGGTGGAGGGGTTCTACCTCTTCAGCTGCCGCTCGCTGACCCGATCGGCTTGGCGGATTGGGTTGTTCACCAATCGGTGGCTGATCGTAGGTGTCGGTGTGCAGGCCATGGCGCAGCTGGCCATCACCTACCTTCCGGCCATGAACCTCGTGTTCCAGACCGCTCCCCTGGACGCGGGGAGTTGGCTGCGCATCTTCGGAATCGCGGTCGCCATCAGCCTGGTGGTCGCAGCCGAGAAATGGATCCGGGCACGGAGATGGTCGCCGTGA
- a CDS encoding universal stress protein — MSTGTAIVIVAAWLSTGLVSGLWMTRRGYDPLWILVAPPLGLLFVPIAFERVSGRPPVASSEARTMPRADPNAGEGPRVLAGLDGSSEAKQALATIRRLLRPRCAHLVLAEVVHFAATEDMTHSRIDAASRRLGEAPTRIARGFPVHTEVLAGPPGCGLRQFAQRHDIDLLVGGRRGRGPSRLLLGSVSADLVQHSPVPVLAVEPVAGVDHVPSRAVG, encoded by the coding sequence ATGAGCACTGGCACCGCGATCGTCATAGTCGCGGCGTGGCTGAGCACGGGGTTGGTCTCCGGCCTGTGGATGACCCGCCGCGGTTATGACCCCCTCTGGATACTTGTCGCGCCACCGCTGGGACTGCTCTTCGTACCCATCGCATTCGAGCGTGTCTCAGGGCGGCCTCCAGTCGCGTCATCCGAGGCTCGCACGATGCCACGGGCGGATCCGAACGCCGGTGAGGGTCCACGCGTCCTGGCGGGTCTCGACGGTTCATCGGAAGCCAAGCAGGCTCTTGCGACGATCCGGCGTCTCCTCCGCCCGCGTTGCGCGCATCTTGTACTTGCCGAGGTCGTGCATTTCGCGGCGACCGAGGACATGACCCACTCGCGAATCGATGCGGCGTCGCGAAGGCTCGGCGAGGCGCCGACCCGCATCGCGCGAGGATTTCCGGTGCACACCGAGGTACTCGCCGGTCCACCGGGATGTGGGTTGCGCCAGTTCGCCCAGCGACACGACATCGACCTACTCGTGGGCGGCCGGCGCGGTCGTGGGCCGTCCCGACTGCTTCTGGGGAGCGTCTCCGCCGATCTGGTGCAGCACTCACCGGTCCCGGTGCTGGCGGTCGAACCTGTTGCAGGAGTCGATCACGTGCCCAGCCGGGCGGTGGGCTGA
- a CDS encoding GNAT family N-acetyltransferase yields the protein MVDASADRFTLAAVDDGTLLGVANCIESPRPGYAEVSIVVAHGQHHRGVGTVLLNALGRIARANGQHYFIADILAENREMQTVLTDSGWPCRRQLDGSVVSVEVDLRQAP from the coding sequence TTGGTCGACGCATCCGCAGACCGGTTCACGTTGGCAGCCGTCGACGATGGCACGTTGCTCGGTGTGGCGAACTGCATCGAGTCACCTCGCCCCGGCTACGCGGAGGTGTCGATCGTCGTCGCACATGGTCAACACCATCGCGGCGTCGGAACCGTCCTGCTCAACGCGCTGGGCCGCATCGCCCGCGCCAACGGCCAGCATTACTTCATCGCCGACATCCTCGCCGAGAACCGCGAAATGCAGACAGTCCTCACGGATTCCGGCTGGCCGTGCCGGCGTCAACTCGACGGGTCCGTGGTGTCGGTCGAGGTTGATCTGCGGCAGGCTCCCTGA
- the tnpA gene encoding IS200/IS605 family transposase, producing the protein MTTTTYRRNRHRVSLLHAHLVSVTKFRRKLFTDPMLTSAETTMRTMCDQLAVELVEFNGEAHHVHVLVAYPPALRAGLRPATHGMAHLAINGEACAQELGQRTACALPFRAAGVPPRPGSTWILPATGAGDLAGRGP; encoded by the coding sequence CTGACAACGACGACCTACCGCCGCAACCGGCACCGCGTGTCGTTGCTGCACGCCCACCTGGTTTCCGTAACCAAGTTCCGGCGCAAACTGTTCACCGATCCGATGCTCACCTCCGCCGAAACCACCATGCGCACCATGTGCGACCAGCTCGCTGTCGAGCTGGTCGAGTTCAACGGTGAGGCCCACCACGTGCATGTGCTGGTCGCCTACCCGCCCGCTCTGAGGGCCGGGCTGCGCCCGGCGACACACGGGATGGCTCACCTCGCCATAAATGGCGAGGCTTGCGCCCAAGAATTGGGTCAAAGGACAGCTTGCGCGCTCCCCTTTCGGGCCGCGGGGGTTCCTCCTCGCCCTGGGTCAACGTGGATACTGCCGGCGACGGGAGCTGGCGACCTGGCTGGACGGGGACCTTGA
- the infA gene encoding translation initiation factor IF-1: MAKKDGAIEVEGRVVEPLPNAMFRIELENGHKVLAHISGKMRQHYIRILPEDRVVVELSPYDLSRGRIVYRYK, from the coding sequence ATGGCAAAGAAAGACGGTGCCATAGAGGTCGAGGGTCGCGTGGTCGAACCCCTGCCCAATGCGATGTTCCGCATTGAGCTGGAGAACGGTCACAAGGTTCTCGCCCACATCAGCGGCAAGATGCGGCAGCACTACATCCGCATCCTGCCCGAGGACCGCGTCGTAGTGGAGCTGTCTCCCTACGACCTGTCCCGGGGCCGCATCGTGTATCGGTACAAGTAA
- the rpmJ gene encoding 50S ribosomal protein L36, with protein MKVNPSVKPICDKCRVIRRHGRVMVICSDPRHKQRQG; from the coding sequence GTGAAGGTGAACCCGAGCGTCAAGCCCATCTGCGACAAGTGCAGGGTGATCCGTCGGCATGGGCGGGTCATGGTGATCTGCTCCGACCCCCGCCACAAGCAGCGGCAGGGCTGA
- the rpsM gene encoding 30S ribosomal protein S13 has protein sequence MARLVGVDLPRDKRMEIALTYIYGIGRTRSQEILAATGIDRDLRTKDLTDDQVTQLRDYIEATLKVEGDLRREVQADIRRKIEIGCYQGLRHRRGLPVRGQRTKTNARTRKGPKRTIAGKKKAR, from the coding sequence ATGGCCCGACTAGTGGGCGTTGACCTCCCGCGCGACAAGCGCATGGAGATCGCACTTACCTATATCTACGGGATCGGCCGCACCCGGTCCCAGGAGATCCTGGCGGCAACCGGCATCGACCGGGATCTGCGCACCAAGGATCTGACCGACGACCAGGTCACCCAGCTGCGCGACTACATCGAAGCGACCCTGAAGGTGGAGGGCGACCTGCGCCGCGAGGTGCAGGCGGACATCCGCCGCAAGATCGAGATCGGCTGCTACCAGGGTCTGCGGCACCGTCGCGGCCTGCCGGTGCGCGGCCAGCGGACCAAGACCAACGCGCGCACCCGCAAGGGCCCGAAGCGCACCATCGCCGGCAAGAAGAAGGCCAGGTAA
- the rpsK gene encoding 30S ribosomal protein S11 — protein sequence MPPKKAAASSAKKGQKTRRREKKNVPHGAAHIKSTFNNTIVSITDPQGNVIAWASSGHVGFKGSRKSTPFAAQLAAENAARKAQEHGVKKVDVFVKGPGSGRETAIRSLQAAGLEVGAIADVTPQPHNGCRPPKRRRV from the coding sequence ATGCCACCGAAGAAAGCCGCCGCTTCCTCCGCGAAGAAGGGGCAGAAGACCCGCCGCAGGGAGAAGAAGAACGTCCCGCACGGCGCCGCACACATCAAGAGCACGTTCAACAACACGATCGTGTCGATCACCGATCCCCAGGGCAACGTCATCGCCTGGGCGTCGTCGGGTCACGTCGGCTTCAAGGGGTCGCGTAAGTCGACGCCGTTCGCCGCGCAGCTGGCCGCCGAGAACGCCGCCCGCAAGGCCCAGGAGCACGGCGTCAAGAAGGTCGACGTGTTCGTGAAGGGGCCTGGTTCGGGTCGCGAGACCGCCATCCGCTCGCTGCAGGCCGCCGGGCTCGAGGTCGGCGCCATCGCCGACGTCACGCCGCAGCCGCACAACGGTTGCCGTCCGCCCAAGCGGCGCCGGGTCTAG
- the rpsD gene encoding 30S ribosomal protein S4: MARYTGPATRKSRRLGVDLVGGDQSFEKRPYPPGQHGRARIKESEYRTQLQEKQKARFTYGVLEKQFRRYYDEANRQPGKTGDNLLRILESRLDNVVYRAGLARTRRMARQLVSHGHFTVNGVKVDIPSYRVSQYDIIDVKEKSLNTDPFVIARETAGDRPIPSWLQVVGERQRILVHQLPERAQIDVPLAEQLIVELYSK; the protein is encoded by the coding sequence ATGGCTCGTTATACCGGACCTGCCACCCGCAAGTCGCGCCGTCTCGGCGTCGACCTCGTCGGTGGTGATCAGTCCTTCGAGAAGCGCCCCTACCCGCCGGGCCAGCACGGTCGTGCGCGGATCAAGGAGAGCGAGTACCGCACCCAGCTGCAGGAGAAGCAGAAGGCCCGCTTCACCTACGGCGTGCTCGAGAAGCAGTTCCGCCGCTACTACGACGAGGCGAACCGCCAGCCCGGCAAGACCGGCGACAACCTGCTGCGCATCCTGGAGAGCCGGCTGGACAATGTCGTGTACCGCGCCGGCCTGGCCCGCACCCGCCGGATGGCCCGTCAGCTGGTCAGCCACGGACACTTCACCGTCAACGGCGTCAAGGTGGACATTCCCAGCTACCGGGTCTCGCAGTACGACATCATCGACGTCAAAGAGAAGTCGCTGAACACCGATCCGTTCGTGATCGCCCGCGAGACCGCCGGTGACCGGCCGATCCCGTCGTGGCTGCAGGTCGTCGGCGAACGCCAGCGCATCCTGGTCCACCAGCTGCCCGAGCGCGCACAGATCGACGTGCCGCTGGCCGAGCAGCTGATCGTGGAGCTCTACTCGAAGTAA
- a CDS encoding DNA-directed RNA polymerase subunit alpha, whose translation MLISQRPTLSEETVADNRSRFVIEPLEPGFGYTLGNSLRRTLLSSIPGAAVTSIRIDGVLHEFTTVPGVKEDVTDIILNLKSLVVSSDEDEPVTMYLRKQGPGEVTAGDIVPPAGVTVHNPEMHIATLNDKGKLEVELVVERGRGYVPAVQNKASGAEIGRIPVDSIYSPVLKVTYKVEATRVEQRTDFDKLILDVETKNSITPRDALASAGKTLVELFGLARELNVEAEGIEIGPSPAEADHIASFALPIDDLDLTVRSYNCLKREGVHTVGELVARTESDLLDIRNFGQKSIDEVKIKLHQLGLSLKDSPATFDPSEVAGYDAATGTWNSDASYESGYEADADQDFAETEQL comes from the coding sequence ATGCTGATCTCTCAGCGCCCCACACTGTCCGAAGAGACGGTTGCCGACAACCGCTCCCGGTTCGTCATCGAACCGCTGGAGCCCGGGTTCGGATACACGCTGGGCAACTCGCTCCGGCGCACGCTGCTGTCGTCGATCCCCGGCGCTGCGGTCACCAGCATCCGCATCGACGGTGTTTTGCACGAGTTCACCACCGTTCCCGGGGTGAAGGAGGACGTCACCGACATCATCCTGAACCTCAAGAGCCTCGTCGTTTCCTCCGATGAGGACGAGCCGGTCACCATGTACCTGCGCAAGCAGGGTCCCGGTGAGGTCACCGCGGGCGACATCGTGCCGCCGGCCGGTGTGACCGTGCACAACCCCGAGATGCACATCGCGACGCTCAACGACAAGGGCAAGCTCGAGGTGGAGCTGGTCGTCGAGCGCGGCCGCGGCTACGTGCCGGCCGTGCAGAACAAGGCGTCCGGCGCCGAGATCGGTCGCATCCCGGTCGACTCGATCTACTCGCCGGTGCTCAAGGTGACATACAAGGTCGAGGCCACCCGTGTCGAGCAGCGCACCGACTTCGACAAGCTGATCCTCGACGTCGAGACGAAGAACTCGATCACCCCGCGTGACGCGCTCGCCTCGGCGGGCAAGACGCTGGTCGAGCTGTTCGGGCTGGCACGTGAATTGAACGTGGAGGCCGAAGGGATCGAGATCGGGCCGTCGCCGGCGGAGGCCGATCACATCGCGTCGTTCGCACTGCCGATCGACGACCTCGACCTGACCGTGCGCTCGTACAACTGCCTCAAGCGCGAGGGTGTGCACACGGTGGGCGAGCTCGTGGCCCGCACGGAGTCCGATCTGCTGGACATCCGCAACTTCGGTCAGAAGTCCATCGACGAGGTGAAGATCAAGCTGCACCAGCTCGGTCTCTCGCTCAAGGACAGCCCGGCGACGTTCGATCCGTCCGAGGTGGCCGGCTACGACGCCGCCACGGGCACCTGGAACAGCGACGCCAGCTACGAATCCGGCTATGAGGCTGACGCCGACCAGGACTTCGCCGAAACCGAACAGCTCTAA
- the rplQ gene encoding 50S ribosomal protein L17, with amino-acid sequence MPKPTKGPRLGGSSSHQKALLANLATSLFEHGRIKTTEPKARALRPYAEKLITHAKKGALHNRREVMKKIRDKDVVHTLFAEIGPFYADREGGYTRIVKVEPRKGDNAPMAVIELVREKTVTSEANRARRVGASKQTAPVAAAAAPQASVEPEAAEGPDTDNSSAAEESTGTEASDAADKS; translated from the coding sequence ATGCCCAAACCCACCAAGGGTCCTCGCCTCGGCGGGTCGTCGTCGCACCAGAAGGCGCTCCTGGCCAACCTGGCCACGTCGCTGTTCGAGCACGGCCGCATCAAGACGACCGAGCCGAAGGCACGCGCGTTGCGGCCGTACGCGGAGAAGCTGATCACCCACGCCAAGAAAGGTGCGCTGCACAACCGGCGTGAGGTGATGAAGAAGATCCGGGACAAGGATGTCGTGCACACCCTGTTCGCCGAGATCGGACCTTTCTACGCCGACCGTGAGGGTGGCTACACCCGCATCGTCAAGGTCGAGCCGCGCAAGGGTGACAACGCCCCGATGGCGGTCATCGAGCTGGTGCGGGAGAAGACGGTGACGTCGGAGGCCAATCGCGCCAGGCGCGTGGGTGCGTCGAAGCAGACCGCTCCGGTGGCCGCCGCTGCGGCGCCGCAGGCGTCGGTCGAGCCGGAGGCCGCCGAAGGCCCCGACACCGACAATTCGTCGGCGGCCGAGGAGTCGACCGGCACCGAGGCTTCCGACGCCGCTGACAAGTCCTAG